From the genome of bacterium, one region includes:
- the ptsP gene encoding phosphoenolpyruvate--protein phosphotransferase gives MLKGIAASPGIVIGRAFLLEEEEFYISKRTIDPADIKQEIIRFRKAVAETREEMDGIRQKALKQLGKRHVRLFDAYLLVLQDPIIRNDVTKMVTEQRVNAEYALQTVFDKITKTFNIIDDGYLRDRGRDILDVVKRVLKRLLGREREELATLPSPVIVIAHNLTPADTIAMRKENVIGFATDIGGRTSHTAIMAQSLEIPAVVGLKNVTKKVKLGDTIIIDGIEGIVIIDPDSVTVENYERQKLKYSNVEEALKKLTDLPAVTADEHNVELHANIEVPEEIPSVHAHGATGIGLFRTEYIYLNRADLPSEEEQYQQYASVARKMMPYPVIIRTMDLGADKFVGEFGISPERNPFMGLRAIRLCFRYPYVFKTQLRAILRASVEGNLKIMYPMISCAKELRHANELLEEVKNELRKEEISFDENIEVGVMIETPSAALIADILAREADFLSIGTNDLIQYTLAVDRVNENVAHLYKPLHLSILRLIKRIIDAGHQVGKHVGMCGEMAADPSFTKLLLGMGLNEFSMSPLSIPKIKKIVRSTSLTTARELANQVLATSKEEEVNKIIEKFEALP, from the coding sequence ATGTTAAAAGGAATTGCTGCTTCACCTGGTATTGTGATTGGACGAGCTTTCCTCCTCGAAGAAGAAGAATTCTATATTTCCAAGAGAACAATTGACCCTGCTGATATAAAACAGGAAATTATTCGCTTTCGCAAAGCAGTTGCTGAGACAAGGGAGGAGATGGACGGAATAAGGCAGAAAGCTTTGAAGCAACTTGGTAAGAGACACGTACGTCTTTTTGATGCTTATCTCCTAGTTTTGCAGGACCCTATTATTCGAAATGACGTCACAAAAATGGTTACAGAGCAAAGGGTAAATGCCGAATACGCTCTCCAGACGGTATTTGATAAAATAACAAAGACTTTCAATATAATCGATGACGGATACCTACGGGACCGTGGTCGTGACATTCTGGATGTGGTGAAAAGAGTATTGAAGCGCCTACTTGGCCGGGAAAGGGAAGAACTGGCTACTCTCCCATCGCCAGTAATTGTAATCGCTCATAATCTTACTCCTGCCGACACGATTGCTATGCGCAAAGAGAATGTGATAGGATTTGCTACAGATATTGGAGGAAGGACTTCGCATACCGCGATTATGGCACAATCTTTAGAGATTCCTGCTGTAGTAGGTTTGAAAAATGTAACTAAAAAAGTCAAGCTAGGTGACACAATAATCATAGACGGAATAGAAGGAATTGTTATTATCGACCCCGATTCAGTGACAGTGGAGAATTATGAACGCCAGAAGCTAAAATATTCCAACGTTGAAGAAGCATTGAAGAAACTGACAGACCTTCCAGCAGTCACAGCTGATGAGCATAACGTTGAATTACATGCAAATATTGAAGTCCCGGAAGAAATTCCCTCGGTTCATGCTCACGGTGCAACAGGAATTGGATTATTCCGTACCGAGTATATCTATTTAAATCGAGCCGATCTACCATCGGAAGAAGAACAATATCAACAGTATGCCTCTGTAGCTCGAAAAATGATGCCTTATCCGGTGATAATCAGGACAATGGACCTGGGAGCAGATAAGTTTGTGGGCGAATTTGGCATTTCTCCGGAGCGTAATCCTTTTATGGGCTTGAGGGCAATTCGGCTCTGCTTTAGATATCCTTATGTTTTTAAAACCCAATTAAGGGCTATTCTTCGCGCCTCAGTAGAAGGGAATTTGAAGATAATGTATCCCATGATATCTTGTGCAAAGGAACTGAGACATGCCAATGAGTTGCTCGAAGAAGTAAAGAATGAATTAAGAAAAGAGGAAATCTCTTTTGATGAAAATATAGAAGTAGGAGTAATGATTGAAACTCCTTCCGCTGCTTTAATTGCAGATATTCTAGCCCGAGAAGCCGATTTCTTAAGCATTGGAACAAACGATTTAATCCAATATACCTTAGCAGTAGACCGCGTTAACGAAAATGTCGCGCACCTTTACAAACCATTGCATCTATCCATTTTGCGACTGATCAAAAGGATAATAGATGCTGGACATCAAGTGGGCAAGCACGTGGGAATGTGTGGGGAAATGGCTGCAGACCCTTCTTTTACAAAGCTTCTCCTTGGTATGGGTCTCAATGAGTTCAGTATGTCCCCATTATCCATACCTAAGATTAAGAAAATTGTTCGTTCGACGAGCTTAACTACAGCTCGGGAACTGGCCAACCAGGTTTTGGCTACTTCAAAAGAAGAAGAAGTAAACAAAATTATAGAGAAATTCGAAGCCTTACCATAA
- a CDS encoding HPr family phosphocarrier protein encodes MIEKNFKIKNKLGLHARPAALLAQTVAKLQSKVAIIKNGQEVDGDSILGIMMLAAEFGSEITVIVNGKDEKEAIKKIEELFAKKFDEE; translated from the coding sequence ATGATAGAAAAAAATTTTAAAATAAAGAATAAATTAGGTCTACATGCAAGACCTGCGGCACTTCTTGCCCAGACTGTCGCTAAGCTCCAATCAAAAGTAGCCATAATTAAAAATGGCCAGGAAGTTGACGGAGATAGCATTTTGGGAATTATGATGTTGGCAGCAGAGTTCGGTTCTGAGATAACAGTAATTGTTAATGGAAAAGATGAAAAAGAAGCCATAAAAAAAATAGAAGAGTTATTTGCAAAAAAATTTGATGAGGAGTAG
- a CDS encoding PTS system mannose/fructose/sorbose family transporter subunit IID: MDNRIIKKLDLYRLCWRSFCVQSVWNFERMQNLGFLYILAPVLNKLYPEKEKRIQSYKRHLEFFNTHPYFANVLVGIVARLEEEMAKGGEVKPEEISTVKMSMGGAFGGIGDSLFWGAWRPFTALVACVLVIIYLKKWEGAWLAPLIFLFLYNFLHFHTRIKGVMKGYEKKTKVVRLLEKMHYLRTIWSSHLIGLALVLLTVVVVLFRDWRAIERLYFLAFFFSVVLLNRWRISSAKLLYLLIGISCVGAYIF; encoded by the coding sequence ATGGACAATAGAATAATCAAGAAACTCGATTTATATCGTCTTTGCTGGAGGTCCTTTTGTGTGCAATCTGTATGGAATTTCGAGCGGATGCAAAACTTGGGATTTCTTTACATATTGGCACCGGTTCTGAATAAGCTCTATCCTGAAAAAGAGAAAAGGATCCAGTCTTATAAGCGACATTTAGAATTTTTCAATACCCATCCATACTTTGCAAATGTGTTAGTAGGGATAGTCGCGCGTCTGGAAGAAGAAATGGCAAAGGGAGGAGAGGTCAAACCGGAAGAAATTAGCACAGTAAAGATGAGTATGGGCGGAGCATTCGGAGGTATTGGCGATTCACTATTTTGGGGAGCGTGGCGACCCTTTACTGCATTGGTAGCTTGCGTTCTGGTGATTATATATTTAAAGAAGTGGGAAGGCGCCTGGCTGGCGCCACTAATTTTTCTATTTCTCTATAATTTTCTGCACTTTCATACTCGCATTAAAGGAGTGATGAAAGGTTATGAAAAGAAGACTAAAGTGGTAAGACTTCTTGAGAAAATGCATTATCTTCGTACAATATGGAGTAGCCATCTTATTGGTTTAGCTCTTGTTTTACTCACTGTTGTAGTAGTACTGTTTCGGGACTGGAGAGCGATAGAAAGACTATACTTTTTAGCGTTCTTCTTTTCGGTTGTCTTACTTAATCGCTGGCGAATTTCTTCCGCAAAGCTTTTGTATTTGCTTATTGGAATTTCCTGCGTAGGAGCCTATATATTCTGA
- a CDS encoding PTS sugar transporter subunit IIC codes for MIVEIFVASFIGGLLSLDVSAWGQIMVCRPIVCGPLIGLLLGDLKTGLIIGVLLELIWINVISVGAAIPPDATIVAVTCTTLIMLTERMLPLGNNFQGSYRMVVLALTMPLGEIFTRIDIKQRKLNAHFVHYLDREIPKGNLKALGKVNYFSLFLFFLKGFLFSLIAISAGVYFLPKLFSCLPYGVLTGLNFAYRLIPALGLAIAFNTFRGFRYRFPD; via the coding sequence ATGATTGTTGAAATCTTTGTAGCTAGTTTTATTGGAGGATTGTTAAGTTTAGATGTAAGTGCTTGGGGACAAATAATGGTCTGCCGGCCTATTGTCTGTGGACCCCTCATAGGTTTATTATTAGGAGACCTCAAGACAGGACTCATTATTGGTGTTCTTTTAGAACTCATTTGGATAAATGTGATATCTGTGGGCGCAGCTATTCCTCCTGATGCAACAATAGTAGCAGTAACTTGCACAACTCTGATAATGTTGACCGAGAGAATGCTTCCCCTGGGTAATAATTTTCAGGGTTCTTACAGAATGGTTGTCCTGGCACTTACGATGCCTCTGGGAGAAATTTTTACGCGCATAGATATTAAGCAAAGAAAACTAAATGCACATTTCGTGCACTACTTAGATCGAGAAATCCCCAAAGGTAATTTAAAAGCCTTGGGAAAAGTTAATTATTTTAGCTTATTTCTGTTTTTTCTTAAAGGATTCCTTTTCTCTCTGATTGCAATTAGTGCCGGGGTATATTTTCTGCCCAAATTATTTTCCTGTTTACCGTATGGCGTATTGACAGGTCTGAATTTTGCATATAGGCTCATACCCGCTCTGGGTTTAGCAATAGCTTTTAACACCTTCAGAGGTTTTAGGTACAGATTTCCCGATTGA
- a CDS encoding alpha-amylase/4-alpha-glucanotransferase domain-containing protein — protein MKKINFAFGIHNHQPVGNFEAIFEEAYQKAYLPFLEVLIKHSGIKATFHFSGVLLEWIVKHHPEFISMIKNLLQTEQIELMTGGYYEPILAMLYDRDRIGQIMKLNKYIRDLFDYEPKGMWLAERVWEPHLAKSISQAGVEYTVIDDLPFKSAGLFEEQLFGYYLTEEQGYPLKVFPISEKLRFLMPFHPVEEVIKYFKSQAAEKEERLVVMADDGEKFGFWPGTYELAYKQNWLEQFFTELERNKKWIRTVTFSECIAQFEPKGRIYLPTGSYSQMMEWVLPTKARKEFTDIQRKVEKLPQSERYARFLKGGFWRNFFVKYTESNWMQKKMLLVSNKIFKAAKNIHASERGSNKKGSEFSVEFRGGNVELPDWLEKARDELWKGQCNCAYWHGVFGGLYFPHLRKAIYKHLINAEKTVDGKNQTGSKCIETEEFDFDLDGNPEVLVSTPLLNAYFKPSMGASLFELDYKPQNLNLLTTLTRRKEAYHEEIVRASLFDSKSDMENKSVKSIHNMEKVKDKNLVKYLHYDWYERASLVDHFLHPDTEIFDFSTCQYGEQGDFVDQSYMYRTEPTGINFVREGFVWVGDFQQPIKVEKKITVSANSAKIIIIYQIVNKGENRAELWFGSEFNFSFSSAEDKKCYYYVPDRKEKKDFSSFGEISDLKEIGMHDEHYGINITLEFNPHCCLWHFPIETISEGDAAYERMYQQSVVFPHWKLNLKPKEKQTITLKLKITDI, from the coding sequence ATGAAAAAAATAAACTTCGCATTCGGTATTCATAACCATCAGCCAGTTGGTAATTTTGAAGCCATTTTTGAGGAGGCTTACCAGAAGGCGTACCTTCCCTTTCTGGAAGTTCTGATAAAACATTCTGGCATAAAAGCGACTTTCCATTTTAGCGGAGTCCTTCTGGAGTGGATTGTTAAACATCACCCAGAATTTATTTCAATGATAAAGAATCTTTTACAAACCGAGCAAATTGAACTTATGACCGGTGGTTACTATGAACCAATTTTAGCTATGTTATACGACCGTGATAGAATTGGTCAAATAATGAAATTGAACAAATATATCAGGGACTTGTTTGATTACGAACCAAAAGGTATGTGGCTGGCAGAACGTGTCTGGGAGCCACATTTAGCAAAGTCAATTTCTCAGGCAGGTGTAGAATATACTGTCATTGACGATTTGCCTTTCAAATCTGCCGGGCTTTTTGAGGAACAACTTTTTGGGTATTATCTTACCGAGGAACAGGGCTATCCTCTCAAAGTTTTTCCAATTAGTGAAAAGCTGCGATTTCTCATGCCTTTCCATCCCGTAGAAGAAGTCATTAAGTATTTTAAATCCCAGGCAGCGGAGAAAGAAGAGAGACTGGTAGTAATGGCTGATGACGGAGAGAAGTTTGGCTTCTGGCCAGGCACCTATGAGCTAGCCTATAAACAGAATTGGCTTGAGCAGTTCTTTACCGAATTAGAAAGAAATAAAAAATGGATTAGAACAGTTACTTTTTCTGAATGCATTGCCCAGTTTGAACCTAAAGGAAGAATATATCTTCCCACAGGTTCCTATTCCCAAATGATGGAATGGGTTTTACCCACTAAGGCGAGAAAGGAATTTACTGATATCCAGAGGAAAGTTGAAAAATTGCCTCAGTCCGAACGATATGCAAGGTTTCTGAAAGGAGGCTTCTGGCGAAACTTCTTTGTGAAATACACCGAGAGTAACTGGATGCAGAAGAAGATGCTGTTAGTTAGCAACAAGATTTTCAAAGCAGCTAAGAACATACACGCCTCGGAAAGAGGGAGTAATAAAAAAGGAAGTGAGTTTTCAGTGGAATTTAGGGGAGGAAATGTAGAACTTCCAGATTGGTTGGAAAAAGCGAGGGATGAACTCTGGAAAGGCCAGTGCAATTGCGCTTACTGGCATGGCGTTTTCGGAGGACTCTACTTTCCCCATCTTAGAAAAGCGATTTATAAACATCTGATTAATGCAGAAAAAACTGTTGATGGTAAGAACCAAACAGGTTCTAAATGTATAGAAACAGAGGAATTCGATTTCGACCTGGATGGAAATCCAGAGGTTTTGGTCAGTACCCCCTTACTCAATGCCTACTTTAAACCATCTATGGGAGCATCTCTATTCGAATTAGATTATAAGCCACAAAACTTAAATCTGCTAACTACTCTGACTCGAAGGAAAGAAGCTTACCACGAAGAGATTGTTCGAGCCAGTCTCTTTGATTCTAAATCCGATATGGAAAATAAAAGTGTAAAATCAATTCATAATATGGAAAAAGTAAAAGACAAGAACTTGGTGAAATATCTTCACTATGATTGGTATGAAAGGGCCTCCTTGGTAGACCATTTCTTACATCCTGATACAGAGATCTTTGATTTCTCAACTTGCCAGTATGGAGAACAGGGAGATTTCGTCGACCAATCTTACATGTATAGAACTGAACCGACTGGAATAAACTTTGTTAGAGAAGGATTTGTCTGGGTAGGAGATTTTCAGCAACCCATAAAAGTGGAAAAGAAAATAACAGTATCAGCGAACTCGGCGAAAATTATCATTATTTATCAAATTGTCAACAAAGGAGAGAACCGCGCAGAATTATGGTTCGGTTCTGAATTTAACTTCTCTTTTTCCTCAGCAGAAGATAAAAAATGTTATTATTATGTCCCCGATAGAAAGGAGAAAAAAGATTTCTCTTCATTTGGAGAAATTTCTGATTTGAAGGAAATTGGTATGCACGACGAGCATTATGGAATAAATATAACTTTGGAATTCAACCCACATTGTTGTTTGTGGCATTTTCCCATAGAAACAATCTCAGAAGGAGATGCAGCTTACGAGCGTATGTATCAACAATCAGTTGTATTTCCTCACTGGAAATTAAATCTAAAACCCAAAGAGAAACAGACTATCACTTTGAAATTAAAAATCACAGATATATGA
- a CDS encoding PTS sugar transporter subunit IIB: MGMVLVRIDDRLIHGQVVENWMKFLKINHVIVVNDFVASDRTQKTLFSMAVPAHAKISILTITQAKEAILNGQFEGDKAMLLLVSPQDVLNLINKGVRIKEVNVGGMHYSPDKKQILKAISVSKEDIQAFQELDKLGVHLEARMVPDDEKIDIMEIIKREAT, encoded by the coding sequence ATGGGCATGGTTCTAGTGCGAATTGATGACCGGTTAATTCACGGTCAAGTAGTTGAAAACTGGATGAAATTCCTGAAAATTAATCATGTGATTGTAGTCAACGACTTTGTTGCCAGTGACCGAACGCAAAAAACCCTGTTCTCAATGGCAGTTCCAGCCCACGCCAAGATATCCATTTTGACTATAACTCAAGCGAAGGAGGCGATACTGAATGGCCAATTTGAAGGGGATAAGGCGATGCTCCTTCTCGTTTCACCCCAGGATGTCCTGAATTTAATCAATAAAGGAGTAAGAATAAAAGAAGTAAATGTGGGGGGAATGCATTATTCTCCTGATAAAAAACAGATTCTCAAAGCTATTTCAGTTAGTAAAGAAGACATTCAAGCTTTTCAGGAACTGGATAAACTTGGAGTCCACTTGGAAGCGAGAATGGTTCCTGATGATGAAAAGATTGATATAATGGAAATTATCAAGAGAGAGGCAACGTAG
- a CDS encoding PTS sugar transporter subunit IIA: MIGFIIITHGDFGRQLVKAAQVILGEQKEVWALSLHENDGLETLSKRIEKILKEENEQSEGKIIFVDMFGGTPANASLKFVNDEKVEIISGVNLPMLIAGMNYRQSLPLKELARLIRQKGEQSILDVKQKFLDKVSKAKNK; the protein is encoded by the coding sequence ATGATTGGATTCATTATTATAACTCACGGCGATTTTGGTCGGCAGTTAGTTAAAGCAGCGCAGGTTATTTTAGGAGAGCAGAAGGAAGTATGGGCATTATCCTTACATGAAAATGATGGGTTAGAAACATTAAGTAAAAGGATAGAAAAGATACTAAAGGAAGAGAACGAGCAATCGGAAGGGAAAATCATTTTCGTGGATATGTTTGGAGGTACACCGGCAAATGCCAGCCTCAAGTTTGTTAATGATGAGAAAGTTGAAATTATTAGTGGAGTTAATTTGCCGATGCTAATTGCTGGCATGAACTATCGCCAGTCTCTCCCTCTGAAAGAATTGGCTCGTCTCATCCGCCAAAAGGGTGAACAGAGCATTCTTGATGTCAAGCAAAAGTTTCTTGATAAAGTCTCAAAGGCGAAAAATAAATAA
- the rapZ gene encoding RNase adapter RapZ, producing MAKGNFVIITGLSGAGKSTALKNFEDLGYFCVDNLPTTLIPKFAEICLQLKYKIKKVALGIDIREGDFLDDLFSSLEELGKMGFSHQILFLEASNSVLVRRYSETRRKHPLDKEGRSILEVIIKERKRLMGIKEQADKIIDTTTLMPQEFKQAVFSSFREVPELDTMNVSLVAFGYKYGIPVDADLVIDTRFLPNPHYIEKLRPLTGNNPEVSRFVLKSSVTQKFLRKYSGLLKFLIPYYIKEGKSYLTIAVGCTGGRHRSVIVVNELNKFLGKKYPVKTQYRDIEKSA from the coding sequence ATGGCCAAGGGTAACTTTGTCATAATAACAGGGCTTTCAGGAGCAGGGAAAAGTACAGCCTTAAAGAATTTTGAGGACTTGGGATATTTCTGCGTAGATAATTTACCTACTACCCTGATACCTAAATTTGCTGAAATTTGTTTACAGTTGAAGTATAAAATAAAGAAAGTCGCTTTAGGCATTGACATTCGAGAAGGAGACTTTTTAGATGACCTTTTTAGTTCATTAGAAGAACTCGGTAAAATGGGATTCAGCCACCAGATTCTCTTTTTAGAAGCCAGTAATTCTGTCCTGGTGAGAAGATATAGTGAAACGCGCAGGAAACATCCCCTGGATAAGGAAGGAAGAAGTATACTTGAGGTTATCATCAAAGAGAGAAAGAGACTTATGGGAATAAAAGAACAAGCTGATAAAATCATTGATACTACAACTCTCATGCCTCAGGAGTTTAAGCAAGCGGTCTTTTCTAGTTTCAGAGAGGTACCGGAACTGGATACGATGAATGTCAGCCTAGTTGCTTTTGGCTATAAATATGGTATCCCGGTTGACGCCGATCTGGTAATCGACACTCGTTTTCTACCTAATCCCCATTATATAGAAAAACTGAGACCATTAACCGGAAACAATCCGGAAGTTTCCCGATTTGTTTTGAAATCCTCTGTTACCCAGAAGTTTTTGAGGAAATATTCTGGGTTATTGAAATTTCTAATTCCTTACTATATTAAAGAAGGAAAATCTTATTTGACCATAGCTGTGGGGTGCACGGGAGGGCGCCATCGTTCAGTAATTGTTGTGAATGAATTGAATAAGTTTCTGGGAAAGAAGTACCCTGTTAAAACTCAGTACCGTGACATTGAAAAATCGGCATAA